From Rubrivirga sp. SAORIC476, a single genomic window includes:
- the recN gene encoding DNA repair protein RecN, which produces MLRSLTIRDYALIEALEVEFDSGLNIITGETGAGKSILLGALKLLLGERASTEALRTGAKKAVVEGVFDNADEGRLPALLAEHEIDPSEGGYLVIRREISARGSRAFVNDTPATLEVLREVASNTIDLHGQHEHQSLLRTETHVELLDNFGGLGGLVATYRAAYKTVAALTTERADLVRRESDLQKQKELYGFQIEEIDAAALLPGEADSLEAERRVLENAEHLYEATAELYAQISESDDALYDRLVLVRNQLQDLARIDAAFEDTLADIRSAEIGLKEATQFLQGYNAEIEFNPERLDEIRERMGEIDYLERKYGGTVEAVLAYRADIGQTYDLAKDFEGAIARLDGQIEAAQEMLSQAAYRLSQKRHEVAQRIEEAVGVELATLGMPHARFEVRFGFQDAPDGWVHLPEGPRQRRVQAFPAGADLVEFHLSANLGEDPKPLAKVASGGEVSRIMLALKAILAKSERLPILVFDEIDTGISGPIARRAGESMHRLAQFHQIIAITHLPQIASLGDVHFLVEKTTEDGRTRTRIRRLDEAERAEAVAELLAGDQISEAALQSAREMIEGGRLDG; this is translated from the coding sequence GTGCTCCGCAGCCTCACCATCCGCGATTACGCGCTCATCGAAGCGCTCGAGGTCGAGTTCGACTCGGGGCTCAACATCATCACGGGCGAGACCGGCGCGGGCAAGTCGATCCTGCTCGGCGCGCTGAAGCTGCTCCTCGGCGAGCGCGCCAGCACCGAGGCGCTGCGGACCGGCGCCAAGAAGGCCGTCGTGGAGGGGGTCTTCGACAACGCGGACGAGGGGCGGCTCCCGGCACTCCTCGCGGAGCACGAAATCGACCCGTCGGAGGGCGGCTATCTCGTGATCCGCCGCGAGATCTCGGCGCGCGGCAGCCGGGCGTTCGTCAACGACACGCCCGCCACGCTGGAGGTGCTGCGCGAGGTGGCGTCCAACACCATCGACTTACACGGCCAGCACGAGCACCAGTCGCTCCTGCGGACCGAGACGCACGTCGAGTTGCTCGACAACTTCGGCGGGCTGGGCGGCCTCGTGGCGACCTATCGGGCGGCCTACAAGACGGTCGCCGCGCTGACGACCGAGCGGGCCGACCTCGTCCGCCGCGAGTCGGACCTGCAGAAGCAGAAGGAGCTCTACGGCTTCCAGATCGAGGAGATCGACGCTGCTGCGCTGCTGCCCGGCGAGGCGGACTCGCTGGAAGCAGAGCGCCGCGTGCTGGAGAACGCCGAGCACCTCTACGAGGCGACGGCCGAGCTCTACGCCCAGATCTCGGAGTCCGACGACGCGCTCTACGACCGCCTCGTGCTGGTCCGCAACCAGCTCCAGGACCTCGCCCGCATCGACGCGGCCTTCGAGGACACGCTCGCCGACATCCGCTCGGCCGAGATCGGGCTCAAGGAGGCGACGCAGTTCCTCCAGGGCTACAACGCCGAGATCGAGTTCAACCCGGAGCGGCTGGACGAAATCCGGGAGCGCATGGGCGAGATCGACTACCTGGAGCGCAAGTATGGCGGCACGGTCGAGGCCGTGCTCGCCTACCGCGCCGACATCGGCCAGACGTACGACCTCGCCAAAGACTTCGAGGGCGCCATCGCGCGCCTCGACGGCCAGATCGAGGCCGCCCAGGAGATGCTCTCACAGGCGGCCTACCGGCTCTCGCAGAAGCGCCACGAGGTCGCCCAGCGGATCGAGGAGGCCGTCGGCGTGGAGCTGGCGACGCTCGGGATGCCGCACGCCCGCTTCGAGGTCCGCTTCGGCTTCCAGGACGCGCCCGACGGCTGGGTGCACCTGCCCGAGGGCCCCCGTCAGCGCCGCGTGCAGGCCTTCCCCGCGGGCGCCGACCTCGTCGAGTTCCACCTGTCGGCCAACCTCGGCGAGGACCCGAAGCCGCTCGCCAAGGTGGCGTCCGGCGGCGAGGTCTCGCGCATCATGCTGGCGCTGAAAGCCATCCTGGCCAAGAGCGAGCGCCTGCCGATCCTGGTGTTCGACGAGATCGACACGGGCATCTCGGGGCCCATCGCGCGGCGCGCGGGCGAGTCGATGCACCGGCTGGCCCAGTTCCACCAGATCATCGCCATCACGCACCTGCCGCAGATCGCGAGCCTGGGCGACGTCCACTTCCTGGTCGAGAAGACGACCGAGGACGGCCGCACGCGCACCCGCATCCGCCGTCTCGACGAGGCCGAGCGCGCCGAGGCCGTCGCCGAGTTGCTGGCGGGCGACCAGATCTCGGAGGCGGCCCTCCAGAGCGCCCGCGAGATGATCGAGGGCGGGCGGCTGGACGGCTAG
- a CDS encoding SEC-C metal-binding domain-containing protein codes for MLKALQKIFGGDSNDRELKKLWPLVDEINDHAERLQHVTDDELKARTESFRQALRDAAAPIEAEQADVRARLLAAGGSDADADPTTGATLSVRDRQDLYGRLDDLEGDWIDAVEAVLDDILAEAFGVVKETCRRFLGKSWVAGGSEIEWQMVPFDVQLLGGVVLHRGQVAEMKTGEGKTLTSVAPIYLNALVGRGVHVVTVNPYLAQRDAEWMAPIFEFHGLTVDCIDRHPSHSAGRRGAYRADITYGTNNEFGFDYLRDNSFVVDAEQLVQRQHHYAIVDEVDSVLIDEARTPLIISGPVPQASIDEFKEFNPPVEKLVRDQQRLVAGYVSDAERALKAADEAEAAGDKKEARHLRDEAGLALLRAQRGYPRNKKLIKLKGETGVEMLIRSVEAVYLAESAKRMPEVDAPLYFALDEAQHQLEMTDKGREAIGKAAGTDADFFVIPDVGSEVAGIERTYESKKADLVESLRTDASLDEEKRQAKLDNDLRVLRNEAEEAKRVLYTQYAEKSERIHAVNQLLRGYTLYEKDKEYIVQDDKVMIVDEHTGRVLPGRRYSDGLHQAIEAKEKVKVQAATQTYATITIQNYFRMYAKLAGMTGTAETEAEEFGKIYSLPVVVVPTNRPIARQDDDDLIYKTKRAKYKALLNRIEEIHETGQPLLIGSASVETSEQMSRLLQRAGIPHNVLNAKASRAQAEAQIVAEAGQVGAVTIATNMAGRGTDIKLGEGVKELGGLAILGTERHDSRRIDLQLRGRAGRQGDPGFSQFYVSLEDDLMRLFGHDRTAKIMDRLGMEEDEVLTHKWLTKGVERSQTKVEQNHFASRKRQLEYDDVLNAQREVIYDRRMHALEGDRLRGDILDMLTELVERIVGEHFGNGDLEEIREALRIHLAFDMEIDPATAHSLGDRGLIDKILDEATAHYRRKRAALATPFYTSAKEMMDNADPEKRPKKLYVDFTDGRKVLRATVTPEQVLESQGQEINDALERAAVLSIIDEKWTEHLRDLDEVKQGVGLRAYGQKDPLIEYKMEAYRLFKELVQAVDEEVVGLVFKAGPLVQGDSQRQAARRVQQVSKPRLDANRATATQEKAPDMASAGIGGDGASSAERDPTAKAAPVVVERPAGRNEPCPCGSGKKYKHCHGRG; via the coding sequence ATGCTCAAGGCCCTCCAGAAGATCTTCGGCGGCGACTCCAACGACCGCGAGCTGAAGAAGCTCTGGCCCCTCGTCGACGAGATCAACGACCACGCCGAACGGCTCCAGCACGTCACCGACGACGAACTCAAGGCCCGCACGGAGTCGTTCCGGCAGGCTCTCCGCGACGCCGCCGCGCCCATCGAGGCCGAGCAGGCCGACGTCCGTGCCCGGCTCCTCGCCGCTGGCGGCTCCGACGCCGACGCGGACCCCACGACCGGCGCCACGCTCTCCGTCCGCGACCGGCAGGACCTCTACGGCCGCCTCGACGACCTCGAGGGCGACTGGATCGACGCCGTCGAGGCCGTCCTCGATGACATCCTGGCGGAAGCCTTCGGCGTCGTCAAGGAGACGTGCCGCCGCTTCCTCGGCAAGAGCTGGGTCGCGGGCGGCTCTGAGATCGAGTGGCAGATGGTGCCCTTCGACGTGCAGCTGCTCGGCGGCGTGGTGCTCCACCGCGGGCAGGTGGCCGAGATGAAGACCGGCGAGGGCAAGACCCTCACGTCGGTGGCCCCGATCTACCTCAACGCGCTCGTCGGGCGCGGCGTCCACGTGGTCACGGTCAACCCGTACCTCGCCCAGCGCGACGCCGAGTGGATGGCGCCCATCTTCGAGTTCCACGGCCTCACCGTGGACTGCATCGACCGGCACCCGTCGCACAGCGCGGGCCGCCGCGGCGCCTACCGCGCCGACATCACCTACGGCACCAACAACGAGTTCGGCTTCGACTACCTCCGCGACAACTCGTTCGTGGTCGACGCCGAGCAGCTCGTCCAGCGCCAGCACCACTACGCCATCGTCGACGAGGTGGACTCGGTCCTGATCGACGAGGCGCGGACGCCGCTGATCATCTCGGGACCGGTCCCGCAGGCGAGCATCGACGAGTTCAAGGAGTTCAACCCGCCCGTCGAGAAGCTCGTCCGCGACCAGCAGCGCCTCGTGGCGGGCTACGTCTCCGACGCCGAGCGTGCGCTCAAGGCGGCCGATGAGGCCGAGGCCGCGGGCGACAAGAAGGAGGCCCGCCACCTCCGCGACGAGGCCGGGCTGGCGCTGCTCCGTGCACAGCGCGGCTACCCGCGCAACAAGAAGCTCATCAAGCTCAAGGGCGAGACGGGCGTCGAGATGCTGATCCGCTCCGTCGAGGCGGTCTACCTCGCCGAGTCCGCCAAGCGGATGCCCGAGGTGGACGCGCCGCTGTACTTCGCGCTCGACGAGGCCCAGCACCAGCTGGAAATGACCGACAAGGGCCGCGAGGCCATCGGCAAGGCCGCCGGCACCGACGCCGACTTCTTCGTCATCCCGGACGTGGGCTCCGAGGTCGCCGGGATCGAGCGGACGTACGAGTCGAAGAAAGCCGACCTCGTGGAGTCGCTCCGCACAGACGCCTCGCTCGACGAGGAGAAGCGCCAGGCCAAGCTCGACAACGACCTCCGGGTGCTCCGCAATGAGGCCGAGGAGGCCAAGCGCGTCCTCTACACGCAGTACGCCGAGAAGTCCGAGCGCATCCACGCCGTCAACCAGCTTCTGCGCGGCTACACGCTCTACGAGAAAGACAAGGAGTACATCGTCCAGGACGACAAGGTGATGATCGTCGACGAGCACACCGGCCGTGTGCTCCCGGGCCGCCGGTACTCGGACGGCCTCCACCAGGCCATCGAGGCCAAGGAGAAGGTCAAGGTCCAGGCGGCGACGCAGACCTACGCCACCATCACCATCCAGAACTACTTCCGGATGTACGCCAAGCTGGCGGGCATGACCGGCACGGCGGAGACGGAGGCCGAGGAGTTCGGCAAGATCTACAGCCTGCCCGTCGTGGTGGTGCCCACCAACCGGCCCATCGCGCGCCAGGACGACGACGACCTGATCTACAAGACCAAGCGCGCCAAGTACAAGGCGCTGCTGAACCGCATCGAGGAGATCCACGAGACCGGCCAGCCGCTGCTGATCGGCTCCGCCTCGGTGGAGACCTCGGAGCAGATGAGCCGCCTGCTCCAGCGCGCGGGCATCCCGCACAACGTGCTCAACGCCAAGGCGAGCCGCGCCCAGGCCGAGGCCCAGATCGTGGCCGAGGCGGGCCAGGTCGGCGCGGTCACCATCGCCACCAACATGGCGGGCCGCGGCACCGACATCAAGCTCGGCGAGGGCGTCAAGGAGCTCGGCGGCCTCGCCATCCTGGGCACCGAGCGCCACGACAGCCGCCGCATCGACCTGCAGCTGCGCGGCCGCGCCGGCCGCCAGGGCGACCCCGGCTTCAGCCAGTTCTACGTGTCCCTGGAGGACGACCTGATGCGCCTCTTCGGCCACGACCGGACAGCCAAAATCATGGACCGCCTCGGGATGGAGGAGGACGAGGTCCTCACCCACAAGTGGCTCACCAAGGGCGTCGAGCGGAGCCAGACCAAGGTCGAGCAGAACCACTTCGCCTCCCGCAAGCGCCAGCTCGAGTACGACGACGTGCTCAACGCCCAGCGCGAGGTCATCTACGACCGCCGGATGCATGCCCTCGAAGGCGACCGCCTCCGGGGCGACATCCTCGACATGCTCACCGAGCTCGTCGAGCGGATCGTCGGCGAGCACTTCGGCAACGGCGACCTGGAGGAGATCCGCGAGGCGCTCCGCATCCACCTCGCCTTCGACATGGAAATCGACCCGGCGACGGCGCACTCGCTCGGCGACCGCGGCCTGATCGACAAGATCCTCGACGAGGCGACGGCCCACTACCGCCGCAAGCGTGCCGCCCTCGCGACGCCGTTCTACACGTCGGCGAAGGAGATGATGGACAACGCCGACCCGGAGAAGCGGCCCAAGAAGCTCTACGTCGACTTCACCGACGGCCGCAAGGTGCTCCGCGCGACGGTCACCCCGGAGCAGGTCCTGGAGTCGCAGGGCCAGGAGATCAACGACGCGCTGGAGCGCGCCGCGGTGCTCTCGATCATCGACGAGAAGTGGACCGAGCACCTGCGCGACCTCGACGAGGTGAAGCAGGGCGTCGGGCTGCGGGCCTACGGCCAGAAGGACCCGCTGATCGAGTACAAGATGGAGGCCTACCGCCTCTTCAAGGAGCTCGTCCAGGCGGTCGACGAGGAGGTCGTCGGGCTGGTGTTCAAGGCTGGGCCGCTGGTTCAGGGCGACAGCCAGCGCCAGGCGGCCCGGCGCGTCCAGCAGGTCTCGAAGCCGCGCCTCGACGCCAACCGCGCGACGGCGACCCAGGAGAAGGCCCCCGACATGGCCTCGGCCGGGATCGGCGGCGACGGCGCCTCCTCGGCCGAACGCGACCCGACGGCCAAGGCGGCGCCGGTCGTCGTGGAGCGCCCCGCGGGCCGCAACGAGCCCTGCCCCTGTGGCTCAGGCAAGAAGTACAAGCACTGCCACGGGCGCGGCTAA
- a CDS encoding tyrosine-type recombinase/integrase, which translates to MPDAPASPLRLTVAELDKRLATFVSDYLKDKSPETRGTYRRSLNEFERYHAVRAQRPSSRFRFVEADVEAYKTYLMQERELSQVSVSTYLTALRRLCDYLVARGDLDENPARGVKGNRRPQSHTRGVLTADDVSTLFDAVPRMTPIGRRDRAMVALMVYAGLSEVELVRADLGDVDRTLMGTFLRVQGKGRQTKDESVPLDPEAVDPLEIYLMERDDADPAAPLFVSHGHRSTGTRLNTRSVRGRINTHLRAAKLKKRGISPHSLTHTAALIWLTSGMPVEEVRRRMRHGTLETTMISFKKQGLLKAGE; encoded by the coding sequence ATGCCCGACGCGCCCGCCTCTCCCCTCCGCCTGACCGTCGCCGAGCTGGACAAGCGGCTCGCGACGTTCGTGAGCGACTACCTCAAGGACAAGAGCCCCGAGACGCGCGGCACGTACCGCCGCTCGCTCAACGAGTTCGAGCGCTACCACGCCGTCCGCGCCCAGCGCCCGTCGAGCCGCTTCCGGTTCGTCGAGGCCGATGTCGAGGCCTACAAGACGTACCTCATGCAGGAGCGCGAGCTGAGCCAGGTCTCGGTGAGCACCTACCTGACGGCGCTCCGTCGCCTCTGCGACTACCTCGTCGCTCGGGGCGACCTCGACGAGAACCCGGCCCGCGGCGTCAAGGGCAACCGCCGCCCGCAGTCCCACACGCGCGGCGTCCTCACCGCCGACGACGTGTCGACGCTGTTCGACGCCGTCCCCCGGATGACGCCGATCGGCCGCCGCGACCGCGCGATGGTGGCGCTCATGGTGTACGCCGGCCTGAGCGAGGTCGAACTCGTCCGCGCGGACCTCGGCGACGTGGACCGGACGCTGATGGGCACGTTCCTACGCGTCCAGGGCAAGGGGCGCCAGACCAAGGACGAGTCGGTCCCGCTGGACCCCGAGGCCGTCGATCCGTTGGAGATCTACCTCATGGAGCGCGACGACGCCGACCCGGCCGCGCCGCTCTTCGTGTCCCACGGCCACCGGAGCACGGGCACGCGCCTGAACACGCGCTCGGTCCGCGGGCGGATCAACACGCACCTGCGGGCGGCGAAGCTCAAGAAGCGCGGCATCAGCCCCCACAGCCTGACCCACACGGCGGCCCTGATCTGGCTGACCTCGGGGATGCCCGTCGAGGAAGTCCGCCGGCGGATGCGCCACGGGACGCTGGAGACGACCATGATCTCGTTCAAGAAGCAGGGACTGCTGAAGGCGGGCGAGTAG
- a CDS encoding CBS domain-containing protein: MTVASLVTRSRTEIVAIGPGATVFEAIGRMVDANVGSILITEGDALQGIFTERDYLRRIALQGRTSRETRVGDVMTANLVTVSPEETVDRCLATMTERKIRHLPVLRDGELLGVVSIGDLVRARLEEAVDEAEGLKHFVTGGYTG; encoded by the coding sequence ATGACTGTCGCTTCCCTCGTCACCCGTTCCCGCACGGAGATCGTCGCCATCGGCCCGGGCGCCACCGTCTTCGAGGCCATCGGCCGGATGGTCGACGCCAACGTCGGCTCCATCCTCATCACCGAGGGCGACGCGCTCCAGGGCATCTTCACCGAGCGTGACTACCTCCGCCGGATCGCGCTCCAGGGCCGGACCTCGCGTGAGACGCGCGTCGGCGACGTGATGACGGCCAACCTCGTCACGGTGAGCCCCGAAGAGACCGTCGACCGCTGCCTCGCGACGATGACCGAGCGCAAGATCCGCCACCTGCCCGTGCTCCGCGACGGCGAGTTGCTGGGAGTCGTGTCCATCGGCGACCTCGTGCGAGCGCGGCTGGAGGAGGCCGTCGACGAGGCCGAGGGCCTGAAGCACTTCGTCACCGGCGGCTACACGGGCTGA
- a CDS encoding SLC13 family permease — MFTALSWEAWLTLAIVLGLIVALARDVARPELLLFASLAPLLATGVLTADEAFAGFSNSAPLAVGALFVVAAGVQATGALAFTDRLLFRRSGPLGATLGQMMLTTAALSAFLNNTPLVAMLMPRVQAWCERSGVSPSKLMIPLSYAAIVGGMTTLIGTSTNLLVAGLMEDAGLPPLGLFDLAAVGLPAAGAVIVYFALVGHRWLPDRGADDATPVPADCLFEVRLAPGSPLAGQTVEEADLRALGDAFLVHVESGADVVPASPETVLRAGDVLLFTGTLDALDRLLARPGVERAHDAAEAEGLPVFEAVVAGRSPLAGRTLREVDFREQFGGVVLGIRRRDGAVHQALGRTPLREGDLLLVEAPPAFADRWGRDRDTFYVVAPVRPPRAVPHPARAAASLVILVGVIGVAALFGVSIVTTSFLGALAMVATRCLTWAEARRSVDLSVLLVIVAALGLGKAIEGSGLAAALATHVTSMSAAFGPVAVVAAAYIATSLLTEIITNNAAAVLMLGVGLEAAAATGTPPEAFAVAVAIAASASFLTPVGYQTNMMVMAAGRYRFGDYLRSGTVVNLLVAAVALAMIALLWL, encoded by the coding sequence ATGTTCACTGCCCTCTCCTGGGAGGCCTGGCTCACACTCGCCATCGTCCTCGGCCTCATCGTGGCGCTCGCGCGCGACGTGGCGCGGCCCGAACTGCTCCTGTTCGCCAGCCTCGCCCCCCTGCTGGCGACCGGCGTGCTGACGGCCGACGAGGCGTTCGCAGGCTTCTCCAACTCGGCGCCCCTCGCCGTCGGCGCGCTGTTCGTGGTCGCGGCGGGCGTCCAGGCGACCGGCGCGCTGGCGTTCACCGACCGGCTCCTGTTCCGCCGGTCCGGCCCCCTCGGGGCGACGCTGGGCCAGATGATGCTGACGACGGCCGCCCTCTCGGCCTTCCTCAACAACACGCCGCTCGTGGCCATGCTGATGCCGCGCGTGCAGGCGTGGTGCGAGCGCAGTGGCGTGTCGCCGTCGAAGCTGATGATCCCGCTCTCGTACGCCGCCATCGTCGGTGGCATGACGACGCTCATCGGCACGAGCACCAACCTGCTGGTGGCCGGGCTGATGGAGGACGCGGGCCTGCCCCCGCTCGGCCTGTTCGACCTCGCCGCAGTCGGCCTCCCGGCGGCGGGCGCCGTGATCGTGTACTTCGCGCTGGTCGGCCACCGCTGGCTGCCCGACCGTGGCGCCGACGATGCCACGCCGGTCCCGGCGGACTGCCTGTTCGAAGTCCGCCTCGCGCCCGGCTCCCCGCTGGCCGGGCAGACGGTCGAGGAGGCCGATCTCCGCGCGCTGGGCGATGCGTTCCTCGTCCACGTCGAGAGCGGCGCCGACGTGGTCCCGGCCTCGCCCGAGACGGTCCTGCGGGCGGGCGACGTGCTGCTGTTCACGGGCACGCTGGACGCGCTCGACCGGCTCCTCGCCCGCCCCGGCGTCGAGCGCGCCCACGACGCGGCCGAGGCGGAGGGGCTCCCGGTGTTCGAGGCGGTCGTCGCGGGCCGGTCGCCGCTGGCCGGGCGCACGCTCCGCGAGGTCGACTTCCGGGAGCAGTTCGGGGGCGTCGTGCTGGGCATCCGCCGCCGCGACGGCGCGGTCCACCAGGCACTCGGACGCACGCCGCTCCGCGAAGGGGACCTCCTGCTGGTCGAGGCGCCTCCGGCGTTCGCCGACCGCTGGGGCCGCGACCGGGACACGTTCTACGTCGTCGCGCCGGTGCGCCCCCCCCGGGCCGTACCGCACCCGGCCCGCGCCGCAGCCTCGCTGGTGATCCTCGTCGGCGTGATCGGGGTCGCGGCCCTCTTCGGCGTGTCCATCGTGACCACCTCGTTCCTGGGCGCGCTCGCGATGGTGGCGACGCGGTGCCTGACGTGGGCCGAGGCGCGGCGCTCGGTGGACCTCTCGGTGCTGCTCGTGATCGTGGCCGCGCTCGGGCTGGGCAAGGCCATCGAGGGGAGCGGGCTCGCGGCGGCACTGGCGACCCACGTGACCAGTATGTCGGCAGCGTTCGGGCCCGTCGCCGTCGTCGCGGCCGCCTACATCGCGACGAGCCTGCTGACCGAGATCATCACCAACAACGCCGCCGCAGTGCTGATGCTGGGGGTCGGGCTGGAAGCCGCCGCGGCGACCGGGACCCCGCCCGAGGCGTTCGCCGTGGCCGTCGCCATCGCGGCCTCGGCCAGCTTCCTGACGCCGGTCGGGTACCAGACCAACATGATGGTGATGGCCGCCGGGCGGTACCGGTTCGGGGACTACCTGCGGAGCGGGACCGTCGTGAACCTCCTCGTGGCGGCCGTCGCGCTGGCGATGATCGCGCTTCTCTGGCTGTAG
- a CDS encoding PorV/PorQ family protein, with the protein MRALRLLAVGLSAAVLAAAPAFAQSRTQTAFDLVRLDASARTAALGGPAAFVGDDPSALFANPAFLSSEADRRAALSYSNLLLDVNAGTATYARDVSWLGGMSLAGGVRYLSYGDFERRTGAETEGETLGTFGASEAAVTVAASREVLPDLRVGLALHGLFASLDDAGAEALAGDLGVSLAVPEQGVVLGASVHHVGAMLSSFGTEADRLPLDVRVVASKRLRYVPLTLSVAGIDLNRFEGARSDSSLVTRTLDHLALGGELQLGPSFAVRAGYNGRRGDDLRSGGRLDLAGVNIGAGITLRRVAVDYAFSNWGAFGGLHQFGVRTKL; encoded by the coding sequence ATGCGCGCCCTCCGTCTCCTCGCCGTCGGCCTGAGCGCCGCGGTGCTCGCCGCCGCCCCGGCGTTCGCCCAGTCGCGGACCCAGACGGCCTTCGACCTCGTCCGCCTCGACGCCTCCGCGCGGACGGCCGCACTCGGAGGCCCGGCCGCCTTCGTCGGCGACGACCCGTCGGCGCTGTTCGCCAACCCGGCCTTCCTGTCCTCCGAGGCCGACCGCCGCGCCGCGCTCAGTTACTCGAACCTGCTGCTGGACGTGAACGCGGGCACGGCGACGTATGCCCGTGACGTGTCGTGGCTGGGCGGGATGAGCCTCGCGGGCGGCGTCCGCTACCTCTCCTACGGCGACTTCGAGCGGCGTACGGGCGCCGAGACCGAGGGCGAGACGCTGGGGACGTTCGGCGCCAGCGAGGCCGCGGTGACGGTGGCGGCCTCACGCGAGGTGCTGCCGGACCTGCGCGTCGGGCTCGCGCTCCACGGCCTGTTCGCTTCTCTCGACGACGCCGGGGCGGAGGCGCTCGCGGGCGACCTCGGCGTCTCGCTGGCCGTCCCGGAGCAGGGCGTCGTGCTCGGCGCGAGCGTCCACCACGTCGGCGCCATGCTGTCGTCGTTCGGCACCGAGGCGGACCGCCTCCCGCTCGACGTGCGCGTGGTGGCCTCGAAGCGCCTCCGCTACGTCCCGCTGACGCTCTCGGTCGCGGGCATCGACCTGAACCGCTTCGAGGGCGCCCGCAGCGACTCGTCGCTGGTGACCCGGACGCTCGACCACCTCGCGCTCGGTGGCGAACTCCAACTCGGTCCGTCGTTCGCCGTCCGCGCGGGCTACAACGGCCGCCGCGGCGACGACCTGCGCTCGGGCGGACGCCTCGACCTGGCGGGCGTCAACATCGGCGCGGGCATCACGCTGCGGCGCGTCGCGGTCGATTACGCGTTCTCCAACTGGGGCGCCTTCGGCGGCCTCCACCAGTTCGGCGTGCGGACGAAGCTCTAA